In one window of Nicotiana tabacum cultivar K326 chromosome 12, ASM71507v2, whole genome shotgun sequence DNA:
- the LOC107772044 gene encoding transcription factor TGA1, whose product MNMTSPTTQFAPTRRMGIYEPFHQMSVWEDAFRGDIMPSADPCMVSQPNDRPDDKSGYTSGEQHMPSGSGDNQTPRSTSEKVQRRLAQNREAARKSRMRKKAYVQQLETSRLKLAQLELELERARQQGLYVLGSNSNMGLLGTINPGIAAFEMEYSQWVEEQQKKNAELRSILQSPVSEMELQLLVENVLSHYFNLFRMKADAAKADVFYLMSGMWRTSVERFFLWIGGFKPSDLINVVMPQLEPLTDQQIIKVCNLQHCCQQAEDALTQGMDKLQQTLAQSILNMTTGAGNYSSQMVSSMENLEALESFVNQADHLRQQTLQQMSIILTTRQAAKGLLAFGEYLQRLRALSSLWAARPREPT is encoded by the exons ATGAACATGACTTCTCCAACAACTCAATTTGCCCCCACAAGAAGGATGGGTATATATGAACCGTTTCACCAGATGAGCGTGTGGGAAGATGCATTTAGAGGCGACATTATGCCTAGCGCTGATCCATGTATGGTTTCACAGCCAAACGACAGGCCAGATGACAAG TCGGGATATACGTCTGGTGAACAACATATGCCCTCTGGCTCTGGGGATAATCAAACACCGAGGAGTACTTCAGAAAAG GTACAACGACGTTTAGCACAAAATCGTGAAGCTGCCCGTAAAAGCCGTATGCGGAAAAAG GCTTATGTTCAGCAGCTGGAAACAAGCCGTTTGAAGCTGGCGCAACTTGAGTTAGAGCTCGAGAGAGCTAGACAGCAG GGACTATACGTGTTAGGTTCAAATAGTAATATGGGGCTACTCGGAACAATTAATCCAG GAATAGCTGCATTTGAGATGGAATACAGCCAATGGGTTGAAGAGCAACAAAAAAAGAATGCAGAATTGCGGAGTATTTTGCAGTCTCCTGTAAGCGAAATGGAGCTTCAGTTGCTGGTAGAAAATGTCTTAAGCCACTATTTCAATCTCTTCCGAATGAAAGCTGACGCTGCCAAGGCTGATGTGTTTTACTTGATGTCTGGGATGTGGAGAACTTCCGTGGAGCGCTTTTTCCTCTGGATTGGAGGATTCAAGCCATCAGATCTCATAAAT GTGGTGATGCCACAACTCGAGCCCTTGACCGATCAGCAAATCATTAAAGTCTGTAATCTGCAACACTGTTGCCAGCAAGCAGAAGATGCTCTAACACAAGGAATGGATAAACTTCAGCAGACTCTGGCCCAGAGCATCCTAAATATGACCACAGGAGCTGGAAATTACAGTTCCCAAATGGTTTCTTCTATGGAAAATTTAGAAGCATTGGAAAGCTTTGTTAACCAG GCGGACCACCTACGCCAACAAACACTACAGCAAATGTCTATTATTTTGACAACACGCCAAGCAGCTAAAGGCTTACTTGCTTTCGGGGAGTATCTTCAACGTCTTCGTGCTCTGAGTTCACTCTGGGCTGCCCGTCCTCGTGAACCAACTTAA